In Dyadobacter sp. CECT 9275, the following proteins share a genomic window:
- a CDS encoding RNA methyltransferase, translated as MRKLMVEEMNRLSVEEFKNSDKFPYVIILDNIRSLNNVGSFFRTADAFRASKLILGGYTPQPPHREITRSALGAEVSVAWEKAENLLEPIAELKLQGYKIFAVEQAEGSILLQNFEPEAGSPVAFVFGNEVEGVSDEIIDACDACLEIPQFGTKHSFNVAVSAGIILWKYVEKKIT; from the coding sequence ATGAGAAAACTGATGGTGGAGGAGATGAACCGGTTGTCGGTGGAGGAATTTAAGAATTCTGATAAATTTCCTTATGTAATCATTCTTGATAACATCAGAAGTCTGAATAACGTTGGGTCGTTTTTCAGAACGGCTGATGCTTTCAGGGCTTCAAAGCTAATTTTAGGAGGATATACCCCGCAGCCCCCGCACCGTGAAATTACAAGGAGTGCTCTTGGTGCGGAAGTATCAGTGGCATGGGAGAAGGCGGAAAACCTGCTGGAGCCCATAGCGGAGCTGAAATTACAGGGATATAAAATATTTGCAGTAGAACAGGCAGAAGGAAGTATTTTACTTCAGAACTTTGAGCCGGAGGCAGGATCGCCCGTTGCTTTTGTTTTTGGAAATGAGGTAGAAGGCGTTTCAGATGAAATCATTGACGCTTGTGATGCCTGCCTGGAAATACCGCAGTTTGGTACCAAACATTCTTTCAATGTGGCGGTATCTGCCGGTATCATTTTGTGGAAGTATGTCGAAAAAAAGATAACATAA
- a CDS encoding lipopolysaccharide biosynthesis protein, which translates to MGIVVRQSLKAGVGSYIGVGIGMINQMYVSTKFLSVEQLALSRLLFENSLLFSAFAHLGTPFIADKFFGLFRDEEEEHHGILPFLLFLPFIGALLFTLIYLASSDWIHAYYAERSPMLLRYHILVIPLTIFWIYISVLESYCRNNARIAIPNFIREVYLRLANLVLIFIFGLGWLSFDTMLYLVVASYGMAILFLGFYIKKLGKWYWRFPDRNILTKPLIRQMLGYGSFTLLGGIGVNLMLFIDRSMLAGERGLVSTGIFIIASYMAGVIEIPRKAIAQISIPLLSTALLNGDHAHVRVMNQKSALNQLIAGGLFFLLIWASIDDIFYLIPKGETYGEGKYVVLFIAIVKVFDIATGLSTEIILYSRYFKFATLFIVSSAIVGFCLNLWLIPLYGFTGAAIATALTTLIYSVSRMTFVWMKFKVLPFTSKTLQIVLVLSVLYALTWLVPSYTRTVFSAMSILFLRSAVLLVIFAVLVVWLRISEEINGLVAMALQKIRRNKI; encoded by the coding sequence GTGGGAATCGTAGTCCGTCAGAGTTTAAAAGCAGGGGTTGGGTCCTACATCGGCGTGGGGATAGGTATGATCAACCAAATGTATGTTTCCACCAAGTTTCTTTCGGTTGAACAGCTTGCTTTATCCAGGTTACTTTTTGAAAACAGCCTGTTATTTTCAGCCTTTGCGCATCTGGGCACCCCCTTTATAGCTGACAAATTCTTTGGGCTTTTCCGGGACGAAGAGGAAGAACATCATGGTATACTGCCGTTTCTACTTTTTCTGCCGTTTATCGGGGCCTTACTTTTTACATTGATCTACCTGGCAAGTTCAGACTGGATCCACGCCTATTATGCCGAGCGCTCACCCATGCTGCTGCGCTACCATATTCTGGTGATCCCGCTCACGATTTTCTGGATTTATATTTCTGTCCTGGAATCTTATTGCAGGAACAACGCCCGGATCGCCATTCCCAACTTTATCCGGGAAGTGTACCTGCGGCTGGCTAATTTGGTATTGATCTTTATTTTCGGGCTTGGCTGGCTTAGTTTTGACACCATGTTGTATCTGGTGGTGGCCTCGTATGGTATGGCCATTTTATTTCTGGGATTTTATATCAAAAAACTAGGGAAATGGTACTGGCGTTTTCCAGACAGAAACATCCTGACCAAACCACTCATCAGGCAAATGCTTGGATACGGGAGTTTTACCTTACTGGGGGGGATAGGCGTTAATCTGATGCTTTTTATTGACCGGTCCATGTTAGCGGGTGAACGGGGGCTGGTCAGCACCGGGATTTTTATCATTGCTTCCTACATGGCAGGTGTGATTGAAATTCCAAGAAAGGCGATTGCCCAGATATCCATACCCTTATTGTCAACAGCATTGTTAAACGGAGATCATGCGCATGTCCGGGTAATGAATCAGAAATCAGCCTTGAATCAGTTAATTGCCGGAGGGCTGTTTTTTTTGCTGATCTGGGCGAGTATTGATGATATTTTCTATCTTATCCCGAAAGGGGAGACCTATGGCGAAGGGAAATACGTGGTTTTGTTTATAGCCATCGTCAAGGTTTTTGACATAGCAACCGGTCTTAGTACGGAGATTATCCTGTATTCCCGCTATTTTAAATTTGCCACACTTTTTATCGTAAGTTCGGCCATAGTGGGTTTTTGCCTTAACCTTTGGCTCATTCCTCTCTATGGCTTTACCGGAGCAGCCATTGCTACTGCCCTGACAACCCTGATTTATTCAGTTTCCCGTATGACCTTTGTCTGGATGAAATTTAAAGTACTGCCTTTTACCTCCAAAACGCTGCAGATCGTGCTGGTATTATCGGTCTTATACGCCCTCACATGGCTCGTACCTTCCTACACCCGCACGGTATTTTCGGCCATGTCAATACTTTTTTTACGTTCCGCAGTTCTGCTTGTTATTTTTGCAGTACTGGTAGTCTGGCTGCGGATTTCAGAGGAAATAAATGGATTGGTGGCGATGGCTTTACAAAAGATTAGACGCAATAAAATATAA
- a CDS encoding glycosyltransferase family 4 protein — MRVCFVMAGLPHYFTLILNKMVSETGTEVVLIKPSHKSKALGSGVKEDTSSVKFRLIELPEYTAWYGKPFFKDLVPTLAEIKPDIIVMSAWPYFLQLVLNPFFYSKLRGLGAKLICRDIPFNISYWGKSREYYFSGQNITEDLDRSGGKSWGGYLFFYILTILRRLYLPLADAHINYFDEARNITGSYGVPDEKIFIAANSPDTDLLLATYEEVLKQPLLLPINNYRLIHVGRLVKWKRVDMLIRCVKDLAHVFPDIELVVIGFGPEEEALKKLAQNEGVGLKVNFVGGVYDSLTLGRYLHASSVYVLGGMGGLSINDAMCFGKPVICSVADGTEKRLVREGYNGYYFDNGDQESLNTAVKNLLSDPKKIERFGIHSLKIIQDEVNIHSVLREYDAAFKYVMAH, encoded by the coding sequence ATGCGTGTTTGTTTTGTCATGGCGGGTCTGCCGCACTATTTCACCCTGATCCTTAATAAAATGGTATCCGAAACCGGTACCGAAGTTGTTCTGATCAAACCGAGCCATAAAAGTAAGGCCCTGGGTTCAGGAGTGAAAGAGGATACCTCCTCCGTAAAATTCCGGTTGATAGAGCTACCCGAATATACAGCCTGGTATGGGAAACCCTTTTTTAAGGATCTTGTTCCCACTTTAGCGGAGATCAAACCGGATATCATTGTAATGTCGGCCTGGCCCTATTTTCTTCAGCTGGTACTTAATCCATTTTTCTATTCTAAATTAAGGGGGTTGGGGGCAAAATTAATCTGCCGGGATATTCCTTTTAATATATCTTACTGGGGCAAAAGCCGGGAATATTATTTTTCAGGACAGAATATTACCGAAGATTTGGACAGAAGTGGCGGCAAAAGCTGGGGTGGTTATCTGTTTTTCTATATACTTACTATCCTTCGCCGACTGTATTTGCCACTTGCCGATGCACATATCAATTATTTTGATGAAGCCAGAAATATCACGGGGAGTTATGGTGTCCCGGATGAAAAGATTTTTATCGCCGCTAATTCGCCTGATACGGACCTGTTGCTGGCTACCTACGAGGAAGTATTAAAACAACCCTTACTTTTGCCGATCAACAATTACCGGCTGATTCATGTTGGCAGGCTGGTGAAATGGAAACGGGTTGACATGCTCATCCGGTGCGTGAAAGATTTGGCTCATGTGTTTCCTGATATTGAACTCGTTGTCATAGGTTTCGGGCCTGAGGAGGAAGCTTTAAAAAAACTGGCTCAAAATGAAGGAGTTGGATTGAAGGTCAATTTTGTAGGTGGTGTTTATGATTCCCTGACCTTGGGAAGGTACCTGCATGCGTCATCAGTCTATGTTTTGGGAGGCATGGGGGGATTGTCCATTAATGATGCCATGTGTTTCGGAAAACCGGTGATTTGTTCGGTGGCGGACGGGACGGAAAAGCGGCTGGTCAGGGAGGGGTACAACGGTTATTATTTCGATAATGGTGACCAGGAAAGTTTGAACACCGCGGTAAAAAACCTGCTTTCCGACCCGAAGAAAATAGAGCGCTTTGGTATTCATTCGTTGAAAATTATACAAGATGAAGTGAATATACACAGTGTGCTCCGAGAATATGATGCAGCGTTTAAGTATGTAATGGCTCACTAA
- the wecB gene encoding non-hydrolyzing UDP-N-acetylglucosamine 2-epimerase → MKILSIVGARPNFMKVAPLHRAFAKDSTIESRIIHTGQHYDAKMSDVFFNQLELPKPDYFLGIGGGSHTVQTAKIMLEFEQVMLAEKPDVVLVVGDVNSTIACATVAVKEHIPVVHVEAGLRSGDRRMPEEINRIMTDSISDQLFVTESAGMVNLRNEGVADEKVHFVGNVMIDSLVYYREKASKLTILDDFGLEPKTYVLVTMHRPSNVDDEQGLKNILEIVRTTSEKRKILFPVHPRTLRNMETFGLLDELKTLPNVILLDPQGYLEFLQLMANAELIITDSGGIQEETTFLQVPCITFRASTERPVTVELGTNYLLSDLNPASVNTLVLDILEGNAKKGTIPPLWDGRAAERIAAILKEKYAG, encoded by the coding sequence ATGAAAATATTAAGTATTGTTGGAGCGCGTCCGAATTTTATGAAGGTGGCACCGCTTCACAGAGCATTTGCAAAAGACAGTACCATTGAGTCGAGAATCATCCACACCGGGCAGCATTATGATGCCAAGATGTCCGATGTTTTTTTTAACCAGCTGGAATTACCCAAACCGGATTATTTCCTGGGAATCGGAGGAGGCTCTCATACCGTGCAGACGGCAAAAATCATGCTGGAATTTGAGCAGGTAATGCTTGCAGAAAAGCCAGATGTGGTACTGGTGGTGGGCGATGTGAATTCAACAATCGCCTGTGCAACGGTGGCTGTGAAGGAGCATATTCCCGTTGTCCATGTGGAAGCCGGGCTGAGGAGCGGTGACAGAAGAATGCCCGAGGAAATTAACCGGATCATGACGGACAGCATTTCTGACCAGTTATTTGTTACGGAATCGGCAGGTATGGTCAATCTCAGGAATGAAGGGGTAGCGGATGAAAAGGTGCATTTCGTTGGTAATGTCATGATTGATTCGCTGGTGTATTACCGGGAAAAAGCAAGTAAACTGACAATACTGGATGACTTTGGCCTGGAGCCCAAAACCTATGTACTGGTAACCATGCACCGGCCAAGTAATGTGGATGATGAACAGGGGCTCAAAAATATCCTGGAAATAGTAAGGACAACTTCTGAAAAACGGAAGATACTTTTTCCGGTACACCCAAGAACATTGCGTAACATGGAAACTTTTGGTTTGCTGGATGAACTGAAAACTCTTCCGAACGTCATCCTTCTTGATCCGCAGGGGTATCTTGAGTTCCTGCAGCTGATGGCAAATGCTGAACTGATAATTACGGATTCGGGAGGTATTCAGGAGGAAACAACCTTTTTGCAGGTACCATGCATTACTTTCAGAGCGAGTACAGAGCGGCCAGTGACTGTAGAACTGGGGACCAACTACTTGCTAAGTGACCTCAACCCCGCATCTGTGAACACGCTTGTACTGGATATACTGGAAGGCAACGCCAAGAAGGGCACCATCCCGCCGCTTTGGGACGGCCGCGCCGCTGAGCGGATCGCGGCCATTCTTAAGGAAAAATATGCGGGATAA
- a CDS encoding IS110 family RNA-guided transposase, whose product MAVVEFPQLIARGCGLDVHKDTVVASIKGTGIKEETRTFATFTKDLEELLQWLEDHQITHIAMESTGVYWRPVYYVLEGSFEIILVNARHIKNVPGHKTDKKDSEWIAKLLLSGLLRHSFVPESWVRELRTLLRHRKKLVNERSREKNRLQNILEDANIKLGSVVSDVFSKTGQGIIDLLLAGVTDPVVLSNQAKGSLVNKKQALQQALYGRFCERHRFMLSLIIQTMHALDELISQLDQQIELCLADKQAELALLQTIPGVSRQSAIGIVSEIGLDMSQFLSDKHLASWAGVCPRNNESAGKVRSARITHGNTYLKTTLIEASWAASHTLNTFLSFKYHKLAQRRGKKKAAMAIAHQILTAAYHILRDKLPYKEPTLKAEILIERRKAEIQRLENRVRKLKILASQ is encoded by the coding sequence ATGGCAGTAGTAGAATTCCCCCAGCTCATAGCCCGAGGTTGTGGCCTGGACGTACACAAAGATACAGTAGTTGCTTCGATCAAAGGAACTGGAATCAAGGAAGAAACCCGGACCTTCGCCACGTTCACCAAAGATCTGGAAGAGTTGTTGCAATGGCTTGAGGACCACCAGATTACCCATATTGCTATGGAGAGTACCGGCGTTTACTGGCGGCCTGTATATTATGTTTTGGAAGGCAGCTTTGAGATTATTTTGGTTAATGCCCGTCATATCAAGAATGTTCCCGGCCATAAAACCGATAAAAAGGATTCTGAATGGATCGCTAAACTACTTTTGAGTGGTCTTCTCCGGCATAGTTTTGTCCCCGAAAGCTGGGTGCGAGAGCTAAGAACATTGCTGCGACACCGTAAAAAGCTGGTCAATGAGCGCAGCAGGGAAAAGAATCGCTTACAAAATATCTTAGAGGATGCCAACATTAAGCTCGGCAGCGTGGTCAGCGATGTGTTTTCCAAAACCGGGCAGGGGATTATAGATTTGTTATTGGCCGGTGTTACCGATCCTGTTGTGTTATCAAACCAGGCCAAAGGTTCGCTGGTGAACAAAAAGCAAGCTTTGCAGCAAGCACTTTACGGCCGCTTCTGTGAACGCCACCGTTTTATGTTGAGCTTGATTATCCAGACGATGCATGCCTTAGACGAGCTCATCAGCCAGCTTGACCAGCAGATAGAACTTTGCCTGGCCGATAAGCAGGCCGAGCTCGCATTGCTACAAACCATCCCGGGTGTGTCAAGGCAATCAGCTATTGGTATCGTATCAGAAATCGGTCTGGATATGTCCCAGTTTCTCTCTGACAAACACCTGGCTTCCTGGGCCGGGGTCTGCCCGAGAAATAACGAGAGTGCGGGTAAAGTAAGGTCAGCAAGGATAACCCACGGAAATACCTATTTGAAAACCACATTGATCGAAGCTTCCTGGGCTGCCAGCCATACCCTGAACACTTTCTTGTCATTCAAGTACCACAAACTGGCGCAGAGGCGAGGAAAGAAAAAGGCGGCAATGGCTATCGCCCATCAGATACTAACAGCTGCATACCATATCCTTCGGGATAAACTACCTTACAAGGAACCAACCCTGAAAGCTGAAATCCTGATCGAAAGAAGGAAAGCTGAAATCCAACGGTTGGAAAACCGGGTGAGAAAGTTGAAAATATTAGCGTCCCAATAG
- a CDS encoding GNAT family N-acetyltransferase: protein MIQIVTSISRIIPDPDHIWHEAGWQVKHFEGLQETPAAMGFTPCLYNTVPHLVTQGSRGISSFYLFHQSGPAIVALLHCSEQEKGSWISPSKAPFGGVESSPDCPKEALTFLISCTEALIISRGGYRFTIKAPPLFYLAANQTSAGLYSSCGYFMHQQHVNHCIPVTTADFESGILPQEKRRIKKCRKAGFRSALCNDLPPQDIYNFLKAFRLQRGYTLSLSDSELTHLMKTFPERFLIFGVMDQNKIIALTIVVTANRQVVYNFLAADLPEYRSFSPVVMLTECLYRYCQKENFKYLDLGISLDHNGHFKPSLARFKKNIGGQEGEKVSYVKFLS from the coding sequence ATGATACAAATAGTAACTTCCATTTCAAGAATTATTCCCGACCCCGATCACATATGGCATGAAGCCGGCTGGCAGGTAAAGCACTTTGAAGGTTTGCAGGAAACTCCGGCTGCCATGGGTTTCACTCCGTGCCTGTATAATACTGTTCCGCATCTGGTTACTCAGGGATCACGTGGTATCTCTTCCTTTTATCTGTTTCACCAATCCGGTCCTGCAATTGTTGCATTGCTCCATTGTTCAGAACAGGAGAAAGGAAGCTGGATATCTCCTTCCAAGGCTCCTTTCGGCGGTGTTGAATCCTCTCCCGACTGCCCTAAAGAAGCACTTACTTTCCTGATATCCTGTACCGAAGCACTGATTATCAGCAGAGGCGGTTACCGCTTTACGATCAAAGCTCCCCCCCTTTTTTATCTGGCGGCCAACCAGACATCAGCCGGCCTCTACTCTTCATGCGGATATTTTATGCATCAGCAACATGTTAACCACTGTATACCCGTTACAACGGCCGATTTTGAATCAGGAATCCTGCCTCAGGAAAAACGGCGTATCAAAAAATGCAGGAAAGCAGGATTCAGATCAGCCTTATGCAATGATCTGCCGCCTCAGGATATTTATAACTTTTTAAAAGCTTTCCGGCTCCAAAGAGGTTATACACTCTCATTATCAGACTCAGAACTTACCCATCTGATGAAGACTTTCCCCGAAAGATTCCTTATTTTCGGAGTGATGGATCAGAACAAAATAATAGCGCTTACCATTGTAGTGACTGCTAATAGGCAGGTCGTTTATAACTTTCTGGCAGCAGACCTTCCCGAATACCGCTCTTTCAGCCCGGTGGTGATGCTCACAGAATGCCTGTATCGGTACTGCCAAAAAGAGAACTTTAAATACCTTGACCTGGGAATATCCCTGGATCACAATGGACATTTCAAACCCAGTCTGGCGCGTTTTAAGAAAAACATTGGCGGTCAGGAGGGTGAAAAGGTAAGTTATGTGAAGTTTTTGAGTTAA
- a CDS encoding lamin tail domain-containing protein — protein MNRILSLAFFLLLLTIRQGAAQRYNDILITEIMADPSPAVGLPEVEYIELYNRTDKQISFKNWHLNLGSKKIPMPDSVLGGHEHVVISQKNNAVKFQGLAKSWGVNGFSLVNENGLIAIYNSRNQLVCATDYKAGWWAPEKRDGGYALEMADIEAPCTGRKNWDVSSDAHGGTPGRKNSLSRPVSDKIAPWPERVDLNSARELLVYFNETIDSASAVNTINFSIQGRDVLDAEVEMPLFRQLKLTLHDALADNQRYTLTIKNISDCAGNILRQAVMDIALPIGADSGDVVLNEILFNPRDNGVDFVEVYNRSAKYISLKDWSLGNIKKGNPDAFESLTAQNFVMPPGSFLALSADSDVVREQYPVEVTRSFLEMERFPVYANTTGGVVLRDAQQRIADRFDYAESMHSVLLNSVEGVSLEKADASKSSQESGNWRSGSGVTGYATPGYRNSQVYAMNEEEFVRFQQSGVSPNGDGQDDQAVFDYQFSGAGNFCNMKIFDIQGRLVKSLLQNQSVAASGQVVWDATDNKNTVVAPGYYLLLTDVWNASGSTRKFRNRVVVAR, from the coding sequence ATGAACAGGATTTTATCCCTCGCGTTCTTTTTATTGCTCCTCACGATTCGTCAGGGCGCTGCACAGCGCTACAATGATATTCTGATAACGGAGATCATGGCCGATCCAAGTCCGGCTGTGGGTCTTCCGGAAGTGGAATACATTGAACTTTATAACAGGACTGATAAGCAAATTTCATTCAAAAACTGGCATCTGAATTTGGGATCAAAAAAGATACCCATGCCGGATTCTGTGCTGGGAGGTCATGAACATGTGGTTATAAGCCAGAAAAATAATGCGGTTAAATTTCAAGGCCTGGCAAAAAGCTGGGGGGTAAACGGCTTTTCACTGGTAAATGAAAACGGGCTGATCGCAATTTACAACAGCCGGAACCAGCTTGTTTGTGCCACAGATTATAAAGCGGGCTGGTGGGCCCCTGAAAAACGGGATGGAGGGTATGCACTGGAAATGGCCGATATTGAGGCACCTTGCACCGGCAGGAAGAACTGGGATGTTTCTTCAGATGCGCATGGAGGTACCCCCGGAAGAAAAAACAGCCTTAGCCGCCCTGTTTCTGACAAAATAGCGCCATGGCCGGAGCGGGTTGATCTGAATTCTGCCAGGGAGCTGCTGGTATATTTCAATGAGACCATTGACAGCGCAAGTGCGGTCAATACAATCAATTTTAGTATTCAGGGAAGGGATGTCCTGGATGCGGAGGTAGAAATGCCCCTGTTCAGGCAATTGAAACTGACGCTTCATGATGCTCTGGCCGATAATCAGAGATATACGCTTACGATCAAAAATATATCAGATTGTGCTGGCAATATTCTCCGGCAGGCGGTAATGGATATTGCATTGCCGATTGGTGCGGATTCGGGCGACGTGGTACTCAACGAAATATTATTTAATCCCCGCGACAACGGAGTCGATTTTGTAGAGGTATACAACCGGTCGGCAAAGTATATTTCCTTAAAGGATTGGTCTTTGGGTAATATCAAAAAGGGCAATCCTGACGCATTCGAATCATTAACTGCCCAAAATTTTGTAATGCCGCCCGGTTCCTTTCTCGCATTATCTGCAGATTCGGATGTTGTGCGGGAACAGTATCCGGTAGAAGTTACAAGAAGTTTTCTGGAAATGGAAAGATTTCCGGTTTATGCCAATACAACCGGAGGGGTGGTACTGAGGGATGCTCAACAGCGGATTGCCGACAGGTTTGATTATGCAGAAAGCATGCATAGCGTTTTACTCAACAGTGTGGAAGGAGTTTCGTTGGAAAAGGCAGATGCCTCAAAAAGCTCGCAGGAGTCCGGAAACTGGCGGTCGGGGTCAGGTGTAACGGGATACGCAACACCGGGTTACAGAAATTCGCAAGTTTACGCAATGAATGAAGAGGAATTTGTAAGGTTTCAGCAGAGCGGGGTGAGTCCAAATGGCGATGGACAGGATGATCAGGCTGTTTTTGATTACCAGTTTTCAGGAGCAGGTAATTTTTGTAATATGAAGATTTTTGATATCCAGGGAAGGCTGGTTAAAAGCCTGTTACAAAATCAATCCGTTGCTGCCAGCGGGCAGGTTGTCTGGGACGCTACCGATAATAAAAATACGGTGGTCGCACCGGGCTATTATCTCCTGCTTACAGATGTCTGGAATGCTTCGGGAAGCACGCGTAAATTCAGGAACCGTGTAGTGGTGGCCCGCTGA
- a CDS encoding histone H1/H5 family protein, HCT subfamily, which produces MKSATKKLSTEIAETLTGKIDNVISGSKKIKKSIEKAAEKLAKKVAKFEKDELKRKAKEAKKSEKKGKEKAGNKQKADKKKVKKTGQIADIVATVTAKVPVERPKTVPKPAPAPVKTPRTTKSKVVPPAPVAVITETESN; this is translated from the coding sequence ATGAAATCGGCAACCAAAAAATTATCAACGGAGATCGCAGAAACCCTTACCGGGAAAATTGATAATGTTATCTCAGGTTCAAAAAAAATTAAGAAATCAATAGAGAAGGCTGCTGAAAAACTGGCGAAAAAGGTTGCGAAGTTTGAAAAGGACGAACTGAAAAGAAAAGCCAAAGAAGCAAAAAAGTCGGAAAAAAAAGGAAAAGAAAAGGCTGGTAATAAGCAGAAAGCAGATAAGAAAAAGGTGAAGAAAACGGGTCAGATCGCGGATATCGTGGCTACAGTTACCGCAAAAGTACCAGTTGAGCGTCCAAAGACTGTCCCAAAACCTGCACCGGCCCCTGTAAAAACACCAAGGACCACTAAAAGTAAAGTTGTTCCCCCGGCACCGGTGGCGGTGATTACCGAAACGGAGTCTAACTAA
- a CDS encoding response regulator transcription factor: protein MKHILIAEDHAVVRIGTKHLLQSLIPDAVVSDVDDFDKIIQAIDVQYYDLLILDINIPGGNNTKMVELIRAKSPSIKILMFSSYDEQLYGLLYLQAGADGYLSKDAPEEEFKSAVLSVLNNRKYMSQDMQQLNINRLINPKEFMPDPVVTLSPRETDVMNLLKEGLGTAKIAEKLNLQLSTVSTYKARIFEKLGVKNIVELITKIK from the coding sequence ATGAAACACATACTAATTGCCGAAGACCATGCTGTGGTAAGAATCGGGACAAAACATCTTCTTCAATCTTTGATCCCGGACGCAGTCGTTTCGGACGTAGACGATTTTGATAAAATTATTCAGGCGATCGACGTTCAGTACTATGATCTTCTTATCCTGGATATTAACATTCCCGGGGGTAACAATACGAAGATGGTAGAGCTGATCCGTGCTAAATCTCCGTCAATAAAGATCCTGATGTTTTCCAGTTATGATGAACAGTTGTATGGACTGTTGTACCTGCAGGCAGGTGCAGACGGTTATTTGTCCAAGGATGCGCCTGAGGAGGAGTTTAAATCCGCGGTTCTCAGCGTTTTGAACAACAGAAAATACATGAGCCAGGATATGCAACAGCTCAATATCAATCGGCTTATAAATCCTAAGGAGTTTATGCCGGATCCGGTTGTGACGCTTTCTCCCAGGGAAACAGATGTTATGAATTTGCTGAAGGAGGGTCTGGGTACAGCGAAAATCGCTGAAAAGCTTAACTTACAGCTTTCTACTGTCAGTACTTACAAGGCCAGGATTTTTGAGAAACTGGGAGTTAAAAATATAGTTGAGCTTATCACCAAGATTAAATAG
- a CDS encoding class I SAM-dependent methyltransferase — protein sequence MFRPIKNIVWSVLNRLGLGGSVQLYLESALKQYGWYKSFHDKQSVDASGNPLPWYTYSFIFFLEPRIKPHFEVFEYGSGNSTRWYGARVRRITAVEHDAQWIQIIRPQLPANAEVLSRELGESYIQAPKEKGARYQIIVVDGRNRVRCTEFASEYLTNDGVLILDNSERAFYQRAKDLMKERGFKRLDFQGMAPIVGHETCTTVFYREGNCLGI from the coding sequence ATGTTCAGACCAATAAAAAATATCGTTTGGAGTGTACTTAACAGGCTGGGTTTGGGCGGTAGCGTTCAGCTTTATCTGGAAAGTGCTTTGAAACAATACGGATGGTATAAGAGCTTCCATGACAAACAATCCGTTGATGCCTCCGGTAATCCGCTTCCATGGTATACCTACTCGTTTATTTTCTTCCTCGAACCTCGTATTAAACCACATTTTGAGGTATTTGAATATGGCTCCGGAAATTCTACACGCTGGTATGGGGCACGGGTACGCCGAATCACCGCGGTGGAACATGATGCTCAATGGATTCAGATCATCAGACCCCAGCTGCCTGCTAATGCAGAAGTGTTGTCCCGGGAGTTGGGAGAATCGTATATACAGGCCCCAAAAGAAAAGGGAGCGCGGTACCAGATAATTGTAGTGGATGGCCGGAATCGTGTCCGCTGTACCGAATTTGCGTCCGAATATCTCACAAACGACGGCGTACTTATACTCGATAATTCTGAAAGGGCTTTTTACCAGAGAGCAAAAGATCTGATGAAGGAGCGGGGTTTTAAAAGGCTGGATTTTCAGGGTATGGCACCAATTGTCGGGCATGAAACCTGTACGACGGTCTTCTACAGAGAGGGGAATTGTCTTGGTATTTGA